In the genome of Leptospiraceae bacterium, one region contains:
- a CDS encoding transglycosylase domain-containing protein, whose amino-acid sequence MIDSRPSQVDPLYNKFQNKNFLERVFFAFLATYFRRFLQKEAYLRNSILLIVVLVFLIPLLVAFSFADPFLVWFVEDYEKPSIIYGYNSKGEVVPIAEFYSQNRKIIELTEDDFENLNVVKTFIAAEDIRFREHFGIDIPGIIRALIINLIAGEIKEGASTLTQQTARLRFLSRERTIIRKLREVSLSFFLELKYPKYKILEIYFNEVPLGHGTLGIESASQFYFNKNFRELTIGEASVLSSLTTSPNNYSPLKNPMKSISKMQVTFKRLVENGEISIRDAEREYKNIVQNYILTLNRYPDESSFTKRLDLFPYASNYVLTLLPSEIKNNLNTGGYRIYTTLNVEKQIAAEKALQGWLKQLNEIRNPHRKPFTQYEIFDERYQEIYPLLKQLFGIADFKFRISKKQRDFEQKYLKENKEDLILLNYLFGERNIVNALENKLKESIDTQTLKPEIIEGALISINPNNGKIEAVVGGSKFIPANQLLRFLSKRQPGSALKPLIYASAMEYSYRNPEDKERNFTAATVLDDSPITFIDSDLSEYEPDNFGGTFQGPMRIREALVQSKNTIAVQSYIKMGPDVINGYLEKLLQLPKGKLPREAAIALGSYDVSPLQLATAYTVFPRNGSMITPFFIEKITVEKNKEVKLVYQAPPPEVINIFSPETMFILKDILKEAVQKGTGRAAYIPNVPVYGKTGTSNRFTNAWFVGMTPDSVTVIYIGYDNNKSLGQGSTGGSLAAPVWRNFFVNYINQTKFPKYENEPIPNNVIKKSVCSLTGKNPTKHCDTIEEYFIIGTEPKEICEVHSSNLKEMKNPITEIPKLDLKIELE is encoded by the coding sequence ATGATTGACTCTCGTCCATCCCAAGTTGATCCGTTGTATAACAAATTTCAAAACAAGAATTTTTTAGAAAGGGTGTTTTTCGCTTTTTTGGCTACGTACTTTCGCAGATTTCTTCAAAAAGAAGCTTATCTTAGAAACTCAATCCTTTTGATTGTTGTTTTAGTGTTTCTTATTCCGCTTTTGGTGGCATTTTCGTTTGCCGATCCATTTCTCGTTTGGTTTGTAGAAGACTACGAAAAACCTTCCATCATTTATGGCTACAATAGTAAAGGAGAAGTTGTTCCCATAGCTGAGTTTTATTCCCAAAATCGAAAGATCATCGAACTCACAGAAGATGATTTTGAAAATCTCAATGTAGTAAAAACCTTCATAGCCGCGGAAGACATCCGATTTCGTGAGCACTTCGGAATCGACATACCCGGTATCATACGAGCTCTGATCATCAACCTCATAGCTGGAGAAATCAAAGAGGGAGCTTCTACTCTGACTCAACAAACAGCTAGGTTACGTTTTTTGAGCCGAGAACGAACCATCATTCGCAAACTACGAGAAGTAAGTCTTTCGTTTTTTTTAGAACTCAAATACCCAAAATACAAAATCTTAGAAATCTACTTTAACGAAGTTCCTCTGGGTCACGGAACTTTAGGTATTGAGTCAGCCTCTCAGTTTTACTTTAACAAAAATTTTCGGGAGCTCACCATTGGTGAGGCATCGGTGTTATCTTCGTTGACCACCAGTCCTAATAACTACAGCCCATTGAAGAACCCGATGAAGTCCATTTCGAAAATGCAGGTCACTTTTAAGCGACTTGTAGAAAATGGCGAAATTTCTATCAGAGATGCTGAAAGAGAATACAAAAACATTGTTCAAAATTACATCCTGACGTTGAATCGTTATCCTGATGAGAGCTCTTTTACGAAGCGATTGGATTTGTTTCCTTACGCCTCAAACTATGTGCTTACTTTACTACCAAGTGAAATCAAAAATAACCTCAATACGGGAGGATATCGCATCTACACAACATTAAACGTAGAAAAGCAAATCGCAGCAGAAAAGGCATTACAGGGTTGGCTCAAACAACTCAACGAAATCCGAAATCCCCATCGAAAACCTTTCACTCAATACGAAATTTTCGATGAACGTTATCAAGAAATCTATCCTCTCTTAAAGCAACTCTTTGGCATTGCAGATTTTAAATTTCGTATTAGCAAAAAACAAAGGGATTTTGAACAAAAATATCTAAAAGAAAACAAAGAAGACTTGATTTTACTGAATTATCTATTTGGAGAACGAAATATCGTGAATGCATTAGAAAACAAATTAAAAGAAAGCATTGATACTCAAACCCTCAAACCAGAAATCATCGAAGGTGCTTTGATTTCCATCAATCCCAACAATGGAAAGATAGAAGCAGTCGTAGGGGGTTCAAAATTTATACCCGCAAACCAGCTCTTACGTTTTTTGTCAAAACGACAGCCCGGCAGTGCGTTAAAGCCTTTAATTTACGCATCAGCCATGGAATATTCTTATCGAAATCCTGAGGACAAAGAAAGAAACTTCACGGCTGCTACAGTTTTAGATGATAGTCCCATCACTTTCATCGATTCGGATCTGTCGGAATACGAACCTGATAATTTTGGTGGAACGTTTCAAGGTCCTATGCGTATTCGAGAAGCACTGGTTCAATCCAAAAACACGATTGCTGTGCAGAGCTACATCAAAATGGGACCAGACGTCATCAATGGGTATTTAGAAAAACTCCTACAACTCCCGAAAGGAAAACTACCACGAGAAGCAGCGATTGCTCTGGGCTCCTATGATGTATCACCCTTGCAACTTGCTACTGCTTACACTGTTTTTCCACGAAATGGAAGCATGATCACCCCCTTCTTTATCGAAAAGATCACAGTGGAAAAAAACAAAGAAGTAAAGTTAGTTTACCAAGCTCCACCCCCTGAGGTGATAAACATTTTTTCTCCAGAAACTATGTTTATTTTGAAAGATATTTTGAAAGAAGCCGTTCAAAAAGGAACAGGAAGAGCTGCATATATCCCTAATGTTCCTGTTTATGGTAAAACTGGAACATCAAATCGATTTACGAATGCTTGGTTTGTAGGTATGACGCCTGATAGCGTCACGGTGATTTATATTGGATATGATAATAACAAATCTTTGGGTCAGGGTTCTACTGGAGGAAGCTTAGCAGCACCTGTTTGGAGGAACTTTTTCGTTAATTATATCAATCAAACGAAGTTCCCGAAGTACGAAAACGAACCTATTCCCAATAACGTGATTAAAAAATCTGTTTGCTCGTTAACAGGAAAAAATCCGACAAAACATTGTGATACCATTGAAGAATACTTCATCATTGGAACTGAACCAAAAGAAATCTGTGAGGTTCATTCATCTAACTTAAAAGAAATGAAAAATCCCATTACAGAAATCCCCAAATTGGATTTGAAAATTGAGTTAGAATGA
- a CDS encoding fructose-bisphosphatase class II: METLETKQESRKERKSDIIHLHEIAQDFIKVTDTVARGIYELSGKGQKEKADQIAAQIMEETLNSLPYKIQVLIGEGEKDHSGYGGHRKILGIPYKEMLDLEAVIDPLECTSNFAKGLPDSMSVLLIAEKDTIQAVPKTYMKQLLLPKEVRDLGKLLFMEDKFQELDTEHQELIKKYFYIDIDKEGTSKIHIKKELLDADPKEILMLTALALHRDISDLTVVVQDRPRHSELIDRIRELGAGVALIDSGSISASAEIIVRKEGRMNLLIGIYGAPEGLIQAFMAKSTHSIFLGRIQPHNEKTEIEAEELGILNQTLNEDEWIKGEAILIMTGIHSSIWLPGIRKVPKKKVNQKQVSNRSSGLPEAPKGKNHRLMVSTVIWTINNVMLVELEDGDFRRKEIIFQ; this comes from the coding sequence ATGGAAACCTTAGAAACCAAACAAGAATCTAGGAAAGAACGTAAAAGCGACATCATACACCTGCATGAAATTGCTCAAGACTTCATCAAAGTCACAGACACGGTTGCAAGGGGTATATACGAGCTCTCCGGGAAAGGACAAAAAGAGAAGGCAGACCAAATCGCAGCTCAAATCATGGAAGAAACCTTAAATTCCCTTCCCTACAAAATACAAGTTTTGATAGGGGAAGGAGAAAAAGATCACTCAGGCTACGGTGGACATAGGAAAATACTAGGAATTCCCTACAAAGAAATGTTGGATTTAGAAGCCGTGATTGATCCTTTAGAATGCACCTCAAATTTTGCAAAGGGTTTGCCTGATTCCATGTCGGTTCTACTTATCGCCGAGAAAGATACCATACAAGCTGTCCCAAAAACATACATGAAGCAACTACTTTTACCTAAAGAAGTAAGGGATTTGGGGAAACTTTTATTCATGGAGGATAAATTCCAAGAATTAGATACAGAACACCAAGAACTGATAAAAAAATATTTCTATATCGATATCGATAAAGAGGGAACTTCTAAAATTCACATCAAAAAAGAACTTTTAGATGCTGATCCAAAAGAGATACTCATGTTAACTGCGTTGGCGTTACATCGAGACATTTCTGATCTTACTGTGGTTGTGCAGGATCGTCCTCGACACAGCGAATTGATTGATAGGATTCGTGAGCTCGGAGCTGGGGTTGCCTTGATTGACTCAGGGAGTATATCAGCATCAGCAGAAATCATAGTCCGAAAAGAAGGAAGGATGAATTTACTGATAGGAATTTATGGAGCTCCAGAAGGATTAATTCAAGCCTTTATGGCAAAATCCACTCACTCCATTTTTTTGGGAAGAATCCAACCCCATAATGAAAAAACAGAAATAGAAGCCGAAGAGTTAGGAATTTTAAATCAAACCTTAAACGAAGATGAGTGGATAAAAGGAGAAGCCATCCTCATTATGACGGGGATACATTCTTCGATTTGGTTGCCTGGCATAAGAAAGGTCCCAAAAAAGAAAGTCAATCAAAAACAAGTATCCAATAGATCTTCTGGTCTTCCGGAAGCTCCCAAAGGGAAAAATCATCGGCTTATGGTTTCAACGGTTATATGGACCATCAATAACGTCATGCTCGTGGAATTAGAAGACGGCGATTTTCGAAGAAAAGAAATCATTTTTCAATGA
- the gspN gene encoding type II secretion system protein GspN, translating to MEQTEQIEQKEEETPPEEELKEVRITTTQKFILIFVGVFSFLVFTLLLLPYSALIRYALLTFIKEIKIDYVELKLGIFSPIVLKDFYITNEKNFTLTGDEAQLKLNIWKLLGKKIQGNLLVQNGQIKIENIELNLKNARIQALFENSFDEPLNQWKGSIEAKTREIQFKELMGQFKNLPIPDEQKVFRNVNLQIKMDKGSFSIPKSNIDNPLFKISLQGSGNLANDLANSIIDARICLNPNPNLEEINPSIYGFYLTLGGSMGGEWCAKIQGTISNPKLQN from the coding sequence ATGGAACAAACTGAACAAATAGAACAAAAAGAAGAAGAAACTCCCCCCGAAGAAGAACTAAAAGAAGTTCGTATCACCACTACTCAGAAGTTCATTTTGATTTTTGTAGGTGTTTTTTCTTTTTTGGTTTTTACGTTGTTGCTTCTTCCTTATTCTGCTTTGATTCGATATGCTTTATTAACATTTATCAAGGAAATAAAAATTGATTACGTAGAATTAAAGCTGGGGATTTTTTCTCCTATTGTATTGAAGGACTTTTATATTACTAATGAAAAAAACTTTACTTTAACTGGAGATGAAGCACAACTCAAGTTAAATATTTGGAAACTTCTTGGTAAAAAAATCCAAGGCAATCTTTTAGTTCAAAATGGTCAAATCAAGATAGAAAATATAGAACTCAACTTAAAAAACGCAAGGATTCAAGCACTTTTCGAAAACTCCTTTGATGAACCCCTCAACCAGTGGAAAGGAAGTATAGAAGCCAAAACAAGGGAAATCCAATTCAAAGAACTCATGGGGCAATTCAAAAATCTACCCATTCCTGATGAACAAAAAGTATTCAGAAATGTTAACCTTCAAATCAAAATGGACAAAGGAAGTTTTTCTATCCCGAAATCGAATATCGATAATCCTTTATTCAAAATTAGCCTCCAAGGAAGTGGCAATCTTGCGAATGACTTGGCAAATAGTATAATAGATGCAAGAATTTGTTTAAATCCAAACCCTAACTTAGAAGAAATTAATCCCTCTATTTATGGTTTTTATCTTACTTTGGGGGGAAGTATGGGGGGTGAGTGGTGTGCTAAAATTCAAGGAACTATTTCCAATCCAAAATTACAAAATTGA
- a CDS encoding CPBP family intramembrane metalloprotease — protein sequence MKIFYKFFIVIYLSLSFSLDSQSPIRYAIYGIIPGLGQALLGNYLDAAIQFTLFGGFLYGAREMAKRKDYVVDSYIDFDLKEAIYSDYYRRYILPNIYPPTNPRIAILRKNLQLLKDGKWFEINPLIEYGNYERKTYASTGSELLFQSAQHVWFYSIYSSYRDAGGIGSYHKENYLDLVVAPFQWRYLNNFYFWIPIGVLGSIIAYNTTNPPKNPTYTLLYPGMKKNGYMNFYSTVLSFNAAVSEEAFFRGFLNHYIIQETNFEVGLVSSSLIFGLAHYYNGIGNVFVATIMGVYLGYLHYKNNWDFRQSIAIHFWWNMLILLNQIRYMKEDRNVLREERDVYFMPVYYQVKF from the coding sequence ATGAAAATATTTTATAAATTTTTTATAGTAATTTATTTATCCTTAAGCTTTTCTTTGGATTCGCAATCACCGATAAGATATGCTATTTACGGAATCATTCCAGGGTTAGGACAGGCTTTATTGGGGAATTATCTTGATGCTGCAATTCAATTTACTTTATTTGGAGGATTTCTTTACGGTGCAAGGGAAATGGCAAAACGAAAAGACTATGTTGTTGATAGTTATATTGATTTTGATTTAAAAGAAGCAATTTATTCTGATTACTATCGAAGATATATACTTCCTAATATTTATCCACCCACAAATCCAAGAATAGCCATTTTACGAAAAAATCTTCAATTGCTCAAGGATGGAAAATGGTTCGAAATCAATCCTTTAATTGAATATGGTAATTATGAGAGGAAAACCTATGCAAGCACAGGCAGTGAATTGTTATTTCAGTCGGCTCAGCATGTTTGGTTCTATTCTATATATTCCTCATATCGTGACGCTGGAGGAATAGGAAGTTATCATAAAGAAAACTATTTGGATTTGGTGGTCGCACCTTTCCAATGGCGATACTTGAATAATTTTTATTTTTGGATTCCTATTGGAGTATTGGGTTCAATCATTGCCTATAATACCACAAATCCCCCGAAAAATCCAACATACACACTTCTATACCCCGGGATGAAGAAAAACGGATACATGAATTTTTATTCTACGGTTTTGAGTTTTAATGCTGCCGTAAGTGAAGAAGCTTTTTTTCGTGGGTTTCTCAATCACTACATTATCCAAGAAACGAATTTTGAAGTCGGCTTAGTAAGTTCTTCCCTTATTTTTGGTTTAGCTCATTATTACAACGGTATTGGAAATGTATTTGTTGCCACGATTATGGGGGTTTATTTAGGATACCTTCATTACAAGAATAACTGGGATTTTCGTCAATCTATAGCAATTCATTTTTGGTGGAACATGCTCATACTCCTTAATCAAATTCGTTATATGAAAGAAGATAGAAACGTTTTGCGAGAAGAAAGGGATGTTTACTTTATGCCTGTTTATTATCAAGTGAAATTTTGA
- a CDS encoding oligosaccharide flippase family protein: MIQSLLKKLLDFASSSMFQALVLFFSRSFHSLSSLIFSFIVGRLLTIEEHGLYSQYLARMVIFQAILETGLQYSLIRYLSPAISEQKESQIHQLLAASIKIKIYSFIVVFVLVVYWTLENFLYNFFHVSSGFFPLTSTPYQITNAWLVFLSALGMSFFSYFDALLVSHKNYRTLSFWIPLTGLSRILLLFLFFFWNQGYLEIKHVLFSFMAGTFFPWLFYFLFFDAKKFFFPVQKIKIQFWTRKLIRYNLWILFASFFAMLSDWMEILMLTQVRDAGLFNAARTPTQGIVILLSTMQSIMLPTMSRFQNPDEYKQYFKKIYKYVLLLFFLLLPLVYVGEWFITLWYGDEYYQAVNVFWVIYPSFLLRLFFAPLGTALFSLDQTVLIAIEAFLRMLGSFLFNWILIPQFGIMGAAYSTLFSQFFGWFFLIFLFTHYFKKGKFPEFMEKIKTI; this comes from the coding sequence ATGATACAATCACTTTTGAAAAAACTTTTGGATTTTGCTTCTTCTTCGATGTTTCAAGCCCTTGTCTTATTTTTTTCCCGTTCTTTTCATTCACTTTCGTCATTGATATTTTCTTTTATAGTAGGAAGGCTTCTCACCATTGAAGAACATGGACTTTATAGCCAGTATTTAGCAAGGATGGTGATTTTCCAAGCAATACTGGAGACGGGTTTACAATATTCCCTCATACGATACTTATCTCCAGCCATATCTGAGCAAAAAGAAAGCCAAATCCATCAACTCTTAGCAGCCTCAATTAAAATCAAAATTTATTCCTTCATAGTGGTTTTTGTTCTTGTGGTTTATTGGACCCTTGAGAATTTTCTTTATAACTTCTTTCACGTTTCATCAGGATTTTTCCCTTTGACTTCGACACCGTATCAGATCACGAATGCTTGGTTAGTGTTTTTGTCAGCACTGGGAATGTCGTTTTTTTCGTATTTTGATGCGTTGTTAGTCTCCCACAAAAACTACAGAACCCTTTCTTTTTGGATACCTTTGACGGGTCTATCAAGAATACTTTTACTTTTTTTGTTTTTCTTTTGGAATCAAGGGTATTTGGAGATCAAGCATGTGCTTTTTAGCTTCATGGCTGGGACGTTTTTCCCGTGGTTATTCTATTTTCTTTTCTTTGATGCAAAAAAATTCTTTTTTCCAGTTCAAAAGATCAAAATCCAATTCTGGACCAGAAAACTAATTAGATACAATCTTTGGATTTTGTTTGCTTCGTTTTTTGCAATGCTCTCTGATTGGATGGAAATTTTGATGCTGACTCAAGTTCGAGATGCAGGATTGTTTAATGCTGCAAGAACCCCCACACAAGGAATTGTGATTTTGCTTTCAACCATGCAATCGATAATGCTTCCCACTATGAGTCGATTTCAAAATCCTGATGAATATAAGCAATATTTTAAAAAAATTTATAAATATGTATTACTATTATTTTTTCTCTTGCTTCCTCTTGTATATGTTGGCGAGTGGTTTATTACTCTTTGGTATGGAGATGAATACTACCAAGCTGTAAATGTTTTTTGGGTGATCTATCCTTCTTTTCTTCTTCGCTTGTTTTTTGCTCCTTTAGGAACAGCTTTATTTTCTTTGGATCAAACTGTTTTGATTGCCATCGAAGCATTTTTGAGGATGCTTGGAAGTTTTTTGTTCAATTGGATACTCATACCTCAATTTGGAATCATGGGTGCTGCTTATTCTACATTGTTTTCCCAATTCTTTGGGTGGTTTTTTTTGATTTTTTTATTTACTCACTATTTCAAAAAAGGAAAATTTCCTGAGTTCATGGAAAAGATAAAAACCATATGA
- the thiC gene encoding phosphomethylpyrimidine synthase ThiC — MNKPITKKFEITREPFPNSRKIYVSGSREDIKVGMREIQLSPTRTREGKLIPNESVIVYDTSGPYTDPVIEIDINKGLPELRERWIEERNDTEIIRYDGVLRKRRIRKAKKGMNVTQMHYARKGIITPEMEYIAIRENMARELLWEKFGYNPKILPSGLPEYVTPEFVRKEVAAGRAIIPANINHPETEPMIIGRNFLVKINANIGNSAIRSSIEEEVEKLVWAIRWGADTVMDLSTGKNIYETREWILRNSPVPIGTVPIYQALEKVGGIPEELSWEVFRDTLIEQAEQGVDYFTIHAGVLLRYIPLTMNRMTGIVSRGGSIIAKWCLAHHKENFLYTHFEEICEILKTYDVAISLGDGLRPGSIYDANDEAQFAELKTLGELTRIAWKHDVQVMIEGPGHIPLHLIEENMRREEEECFHAPFYTLGPLVIDIAPGYDHIASAIGAANIGAMGTAMLCYVTPKEHLGLPNKEDVKQGVIAYKIAAHAADIAKGHKQAILRDHAISKARFEFRWNDQFNLSLDPYTAREYHDESLPAEGAKLAHFCSMCGPKFCSMKITEELREYAKEKNLTELEAIEEGMKEKAEEFLKKGQEIYV, encoded by the coding sequence ATGAACAAACCCATCACCAAAAAATTTGAAATCACAAGAGAACCGTTTCCTAATTCCAGAAAAATTTATGTTTCAGGATCACGTGAAGACATCAAAGTAGGGATGCGAGAGATACAGCTCTCACCCACAAGAACAAGAGAAGGAAAGCTAATTCCCAATGAGTCTGTCATTGTGTACGATACTTCTGGTCCTTACACCGATCCAGTAATCGAGATTGACATTAACAAGGGACTTCCTGAACTTCGAGAAAGGTGGATAGAAGAAAGAAACGATACAGAGATTATACGATATGACGGGGTACTACGAAAACGAAGGATTCGTAAAGCCAAAAAAGGCATGAATGTAACTCAAATGCACTATGCAAGAAAAGGTATCATAACCCCTGAAATGGAATACATTGCCATTCGCGAAAATATGGCAAGGGAGCTTCTTTGGGAAAAATTTGGATACAACCCCAAAATCCTTCCATCTGGATTGCCTGAATACGTCACCCCTGAGTTTGTAAGAAAGGAAGTAGCAGCAGGACGCGCCATCATCCCTGCCAACATCAATCATCCCGAAACTGAACCCATGATTATTGGAAGAAATTTCCTAGTAAAAATCAATGCAAACATTGGGAACTCAGCCATTCGTTCCTCCATTGAAGAAGAGGTAGAAAAGTTGGTTTGGGCAATCCGATGGGGAGCTGATACAGTGATGGATTTATCAACAGGAAAAAATATCTACGAAACACGAGAGTGGATTCTTCGAAATTCACCTGTTCCGATTGGAACTGTGCCTATCTATCAAGCATTAGAAAAAGTCGGAGGAATCCCCGAAGAACTAAGTTGGGAGGTTTTTCGAGATACTCTTATTGAACAAGCAGAACAAGGAGTGGATTACTTTACCATTCATGCAGGCGTTCTTTTACGCTACATTCCTTTGACAATGAATCGTATGACGGGTATTGTTTCTCGGGGTGGTTCTATCATTGCGAAGTGGTGTTTGGCTCATCATAAAGAGAATTTCCTATATACTCACTTTGAAGAAATCTGCGAAATCCTCAAAACTTATGATGTGGCAATTTCTTTAGGAGATGGTTTACGTCCCGGAAGTATTTATGATGCCAATGACGAAGCTCAATTTGCTGAACTCAAAACATTAGGAGAATTAACGAGAATTGCATGGAAACACGATGTGCAAGTCATGATCGAAGGACCAGGTCACATTCCGCTTCACTTAATAGAAGAAAATATGAGAAGAGAAGAAGAAGAATGTTTCCATGCGCCTTTTTATACCTTAGGTCCTTTAGTAATTGATATTGCTCCCGGGTATGATCACATTGCTTCTGCGATTGGAGCTGCCAACATAGGAGCTATGGGAACCGCCATGCTTTGCTATGTGACTCCAAAAGAACACTTAGGATTACCGAACAAAGAAGATGTGAAACAAGGTGTGATTGCTTATAAAATCGCTGCTCATGCCGCTGACATTGCAAAGGGACATAAACAAGCTATCTTGAGGGATCATGCTATATCAAAAGCAAGGTTTGAATTTCGTTGGAATGATCAGTTCAATCTTTCGCTTGATCCTTACACTGCCAGAGAATACCATGATGAATCTCTACCAGCGGAGGGGGCAAAATTGGCTCATTTTTGTTCCATGTGTGGACCCAAGTTTTGCTCAATGAAAATCACAGAAGAACTCAGAGAATATGCCAAAGAAAAAAACCTCACAGAATTAGAAGCCATCGAAGAAGGCATGAAAGAAAAAGCCGAAGAATTTCTCAAAAAAGGACAAGAAATCTACGTGTAA
- the gspM gene encoding type II secretion system protein GspM, with product MWNRLSPREKLLLVIVVIILFILGLAFVFQIIIKKQQEIESSIEKKRKDLQTLVRLKNQISAIPKIPDIPDKNELLTIITQKLQEKQITPNSIRDREEKTGKTKTKTIFVDMSFNGIALPPFWEFLYEIEYQQRGVKIKELVIRKPLPGRDIFDVRLTLYVEKME from the coding sequence ATGTGGAATAGACTCAGTCCGCGAGAAAAGTTATTACTTGTTATCGTTGTAATTATTCTTTTCATTCTGGGACTGGCATTTGTTTTTCAAATCATAATCAAAAAACAACAAGAAATTGAAAGCAGCATTGAAAAAAAAAGAAAGGATTTACAAACTTTAGTAAGGCTAAAAAACCAAATCTCAGCTATTCCCAAAATTCCTGATATTCCCGATAAAAATGAACTTTTAACTATCATTACTCAAAAGCTTCAAGAAAAACAAATCACTCCCAATAGCATTCGGGACCGAGAAGAAAAAACAGGAAAAACAAAAACCAAAACCATTTTTGTTGATATGAGTTTCAATGGTATTGCCCTTCCGCCTTTCTGGGAGTTTCTTTATGAAATAGAATACCAACAAAGAGGAGTCAAAATCAAGGAATTAGTGATAAGAAAACCTTTACCGGGAAGAGATATCTTTGATGTTCGCCTCACCCTATATGTAGAAAAAATGGAGTGA
- a CDS encoding NUDIX hydrolase, with amino-acid sequence MKYCSNCGHPVIRMTPPGDHVERYVCLNCNTIHYENPKIIVGTIPIYEEKILLCKRAIDPQFGKWTIPAGFLELGETVEEGALRETLEEANARVEIIKLQAVYSIPKISQVYLLFLARLLDLDFHPGPETLITQLFSIDEIPWDEIAFTSVKYALKTYIEDKKKSRLDYTHLGIYPNHS; translated from the coding sequence ATGAAGTATTGTAGCAATTGTGGACATCCTGTTATTCGAATGACTCCCCCCGGTGATCACGTTGAAAGATACGTTTGTTTGAACTGTAATACCATACATTACGAAAATCCCAAGATTATCGTTGGAACCATTCCCATTTATGAAGAGAAAATTTTGCTTTGTAAAAGAGCAATTGATCCTCAATTTGGCAAATGGACCATACCAGCAGGATTCTTAGAACTTGGAGAAACCGTCGAAGAAGGAGCTCTTCGAGAGACCCTTGAAGAAGCAAATGCCCGAGTTGAGATCATAAAACTCCAAGCAGTTTATAGTATTCCTAAAATTAGCCAAGTTTATTTACTTTTTTTGGCAAGACTACTAGATTTGGATTTTCATCCCGGACCTGAGACTTTAATTACACAACTTTTTTCTATTGATGAGATCCCGTGGGATGAAATCGCATTTACATCAGTTAAGTATGCTTTAAAAACCTACATCGAGGATAAAAAAAAGAGTCGACTTGATTATACCCACTTGGGAATTTACCCCAATCATTCATGA